A genomic window from Vagococcus entomophilus includes:
- a CDS encoding putative mucin/carbohydrate-binding domain-containing protein: MKKSLLLFCLMGIGLLLGSGKSEASEVERKEILSLTQPTWIFNSGMSKGKYHDRQELGFILKEKSILKVRQVNPEFQAKLTVRLLGNDSQTEKSVQVGSEWTQISGEVSLVPFVDTPYGDNQAQIEYEILEDDAPKPLAVYNYQENEQEFFSQWDMYDGEFALIKGKDFQLFLPKRDKELARHLKEYNSLDELIEYYGEIFSLYNEIAGFDESSVENVNGSNRYFLKADAHGAGGAYYGNNWTANSYGTANMWLTKNSWATLHEIGHGYQAGFDGVGMYTEEVSNNLFGVQYQYKYYGKQADKIGWLFNYGKKAGVEKNLYQKMVIDAGGYNQADLREKLILLTMLKQKAGDEAFTKMYQGYRKLVNEPNFNKHNYPLPELINHYYSENSQQDFTPALERIGLTLKEDQDQKNRNHQYPAVAFLADVVPEKELERAHELLDSEILINSNFEMVQTKEIASLGLKGNVIIRFNSEELGSLDGIKVALADGADILSEQTIQGGKVSFENIPNGVYRLSYSGEKMKDYLPGNFYVYVKESANQQTIPMKKMTSIELLNQTIHLLGLSNAEFASFKTDLNRETATFSVTKSTPHSYFSGKLYSKVTIKDTSGNLIYEKSLEGTNASVGAEELVLKEGYVLEIYHAEVKNRLRSDEPIIDNTQKTNRWLVTKWGLQNQTLKNDPQKELRAKIDDLGMDLLADDEKKTIPFAESIDKKQLYHAINRLEEPVKSQLMNEYHPLFQ; encoded by the coding sequence ATGAAAAAAAGTTTGTTGTTGTTTTGTTTAATGGGTATAGGGTTACTTTTAGGAAGTGGAAAGAGTGAGGCAAGTGAAGTAGAGAGAAAAGAAATTCTAAGTCTGACTCAACCTACATGGATTTTCAATTCAGGAATGAGTAAAGGAAAATACCATGATCGACAAGAGTTAGGGTTTATTTTAAAAGAAAAGTCTATTTTAAAAGTCAGACAAGTCAATCCTGAATTTCAAGCAAAATTGACGGTAAGATTATTGGGTAATGATTCTCAGACTGAAAAATCTGTTCAAGTGGGTTCTGAATGGACCCAGATTAGCGGAGAGGTATCACTCGTTCCATTTGTAGATACTCCGTATGGTGACAACCAAGCCCAGATAGAATATGAGATACTGGAAGATGATGCGCCAAAACCATTAGCTGTATACAACTATCAAGAAAATGAACAAGAGTTTTTTTCACAATGGGATATGTATGATGGTGAATTTGCATTAATTAAGGGCAAGGATTTTCAATTATTCCTACCAAAGCGTGATAAGGAATTAGCTCGTCACTTGAAAGAGTATAACTCACTGGATGAATTGATTGAATATTACGGAGAAATTTTTTCTCTATATAATGAAATAGCTGGATTTGATGAGTCATCTGTAGAAAATGTAAATGGTTCAAACCGTTATTTTCTCAAGGCTGATGCTCACGGGGCTGGTGGAGCATATTATGGAAACAATTGGACGGCAAATAGTTATGGAACAGCCAACATGTGGTTGACTAAAAACAGTTGGGCAACGTTGCATGAGATTGGTCATGGCTATCAAGCAGGCTTTGATGGTGTGGGAATGTACACAGAAGAAGTTTCGAATAACCTATTTGGGGTGCAGTATCAATACAAATATTATGGCAAGCAAGCGGATAAAATTGGCTGGTTGTTCAATTATGGGAAAAAAGCTGGGGTAGAAAAAAATCTTTATCAAAAAATGGTCATAGATGCTGGGGGCTATAACCAAGCTGATTTACGTGAAAAACTAATCTTGCTCACAATGTTAAAACAAAAAGCTGGAGATGAGGCTTTTACAAAAATGTACCAAGGTTATAGAAAACTTGTGAATGAACCAAATTTTAATAAACATAACTATCCATTACCAGAACTAATCAATCATTATTATAGTGAAAATAGCCAACAAGATTTTACTCCAGCACTTGAACGAATAGGCCTTACACTAAAAGAGGATCAAGATCAAAAAAACAGAAACCATCAGTATCCTGCAGTAGCATTTTTGGCCGATGTTGTACCTGAAAAAGAACTTGAAAGAGCACATGAACTTTTAGATTCAGAGATTCTAATTAATTCTAATTTTGAAATGGTTCAAACAAAAGAAATTGCTTCGCTAGGACTTAAAGGAAATGTGATCATTCGTTTCAATTCAGAAGAATTAGGTAGTCTAGACGGTATAAAAGTAGCGCTAGCAGATGGAGCGGATATTCTTTCAGAACAAACGATTCAGGGAGGAAAAGTTTCCTTTGAAAACATCCCGAATGGTGTGTATCGTTTGAGTTACTCAGGAGAAAAGATGAAAGATTATTTACCTGGAAATTTTTATGTATATGTAAAAGAATCAGCAAACCAGCAAACCATTCCGATGAAAAAAATGACCTCTATTGAGTTGCTCAATCAAACTATCCATTTATTAGGGCTATCTAATGCGGAGTTTGCTTCTTTCAAAACTGATTTAAATCGTGAAACGGCCACTTTTTCTGTGACAAAGAGCACCCCCCATAGTTACTTTTCAGGAAAGCTTTATTCAAAAGTAACGATTAAAGATACAAGCGGCAATTTAATCTACGAGAAATCACTTGAAGGAACAAACGCATCTGTAGGAGCAGAAGAGTTGGTGTTAAAAGAAGGCTATGTTCTGGAAATCTATCATGCAGAGGTCAAAAATCGCTTGCGTTCGGATGAGCCAATCATAGACAATACTCAAAAGACCAATCGGTGGCTTGTTACAAAATGGGGACTACAAAATCAAACGTTAAAAAATGATCCACAAAAAGAATTAAGAGCTAAAATTGATGATTTGGGCATGGACTTGCTTGCTGACGATGAAAAAAAGACCATTCCCTTTGCTGAATCTATAGACAAAAAGCAATTATACCATGCTATCAATAGATTAGAAGAACCAGTAAAAAGTCAACTTATGAATGAATATCATCCTTTATTTCAATAA
- the tmk gene encoding dTMP kinase, translating to MQGIFITLEGPDGAGKTSVIQQLVPLLKEKSKVEIVVTREPGGIEIAEKIRQLILDPKNTDMDIRTEALLYAAARRQHLIQKILPALHQGNIVLCDRFVDSSLAYQGAGRKIGVEEVAKINEFATQGVQPGTTLYLNVDSDTGLGRIKKGRKVAEQDRLDIEKPSFHKRVQKEYLVLASEHPERIITIDAHVSLDQVVQSCYDSIIKKYPDYFA from the coding sequence GTGCAAGGAATCTTTATTACATTAGAAGGGCCAGATGGAGCAGGCAAAACGAGTGTCATTCAGCAGTTAGTCCCTTTACTAAAGGAAAAATCCAAGGTAGAAATTGTCGTAACAAGGGAACCTGGTGGAATTGAAATTGCTGAAAAAATTCGCCAGCTGATTTTGGATCCTAAAAATACCGATATGGATATTCGAACAGAGGCATTGCTCTATGCTGCGGCTAGAAGGCAACATCTTATTCAAAAAATTTTACCAGCATTGCATCAAGGAAATATTGTGTTGTGTGACCGTTTTGTCGATAGTTCTCTTGCTTATCAAGGTGCAGGAAGAAAAATCGGAGTAGAAGAGGTTGCCAAAATTAATGAGTTTGCAACGCAAGGAGTCCAACCCGGTACAACCCTATATCTAAATGTAGACTCTGATACGGGATTAGGCAGAATCAAAAAAGGAAGAAAAGTAGCGGAACAAGATCGCTTGGATATTGAAAAACCATCCTTCCACAAACGAGTACAAAAAGAATATTTAGTACTTGCGTCCGAACACCCAGAACGAATAATTACGATTGATGCGCATGTTTCCTTAGACCAAGTGGTTCAATCATGTTATGATAGTATCATAAAAAAATATCCCGATTATTTTGCATGA
- a CDS encoding ammonium transporter, translated as MNSGDSAFILICCTLVFLMTPGLAFFYGGLEKRKNILNTMLMSIFVLGLASVLWIGIGYTLSFSGDGKWIGNFSKVFFENVSLSSGLDKNATIPEGLFGGFQMMFALITAAILTGSVVGRMKFSAIFIFIACWSVFVYYPLAHMVWGGGFLAQIGSIDFAGGNVVHISSGVSGLILALVLGKRLKQKEVENIPHNIPFVVLGAGVLWFGWFGFNAGSALGANAQAVHALLTTNTAAATAMLSWMAIESILNKKVTIVGACTGAVVGLVAITPGAGFVPLWSSFVIGALVSPICYYVINVLKERLGFDDALDAFGCHGVGGIFGGIATGIFAQKKVGGYEGLLYGGGHLFVAQLESILFTIALASIASFVIIQLIKRFMPIRVTEAEEAIGLDISEHGEVAYFSQETK; from the coding sequence ATGAATTCAGGAGATAGTGCGTTTATTTTAATTTGTTGTACGTTGGTATTTTTAATGACTCCAGGATTGGCTTTTTTTTACGGAGGATTGGAAAAAAGAAAAAACATCCTAAATACCATGCTGATGTCGATTTTTGTGTTAGGTTTAGCATCTGTTCTATGGATTGGTATAGGTTATACTCTTTCTTTTAGTGGTGATGGAAAATGGATTGGAAATTTCAGTAAAGTATTTTTTGAGAATGTTTCGCTCAGCAGTGGCTTAGACAAAAATGCGACTATTCCAGAAGGACTGTTCGGTGGATTCCAAATGATGTTTGCTTTGATTACAGCTGCTATTTTGACAGGGTCTGTGGTTGGAAGAATGAAATTTTCGGCTATTTTTATATTTATTGCATGTTGGTCTGTCTTTGTTTATTATCCCTTAGCCCATATGGTATGGGGGGGAGGATTCTTAGCTCAGATTGGTTCTATTGATTTTGCTGGAGGAAATGTGGTACATATTAGTTCTGGCGTTTCTGGACTGATTTTAGCGTTGGTTCTAGGGAAACGTTTGAAACAAAAAGAGGTAGAAAATATCCCACATAATATTCCGTTTGTTGTTTTGGGAGCAGGAGTTCTGTGGTTTGGCTGGTTTGGGTTTAATGCGGGGAGTGCACTAGGAGCAAATGCTCAAGCAGTACATGCGTTGCTGACAACCAATACGGCCGCAGCCACAGCTATGCTTTCTTGGATGGCAATTGAAAGTATACTCAATAAAAAAGTGACCATTGTAGGGGCTTGTACTGGCGCAGTTGTTGGACTTGTAGCCATTACCCCCGGCGCAGGCTTTGTTCCACTTTGGAGTTCTTTTGTGATTGGCGCACTGGTCAGCCCAATCTGTTATTATGTGATCAATGTTCTGAAAGAAAGACTTGGTTTTGACGATGCTTTAGATGCTTTTGGATGTCACGGCGTTGGAGGAATCTTTGGTGGCATTGCGACGGGAATCTTTGCACAAAAAAAGGTCGGTGGATATGAAGGTTTATTATATGGTGGAGGTCATTTGTTTGTGGCACAGCTAGAAAGTATTCTTTTTACGATTGCTTTAGCTAGTATTGCCAGTTTTGTGATTATTCAATTGATCAAACGATTTATGCCTATCCGTGTCACAGAAGCAGAAGAGGCCATTGGATTAGATATCTCAGAACATGGTGAAGTTGCTTATTTTAGTCAAGAAACCAAATAA
- the dinB gene encoding DNA polymerase IV translates to MEKQTDLRFPLKKNTSRKIIHVDMDAFFASVEERENPALVGKPVVIAKHPKETGGKGVVSTANYEARKFGIHSAMSAQEAYERCPKAQFVQGNYAYYREVSEQIREIFQRYTEMIEPVALDEAYLDVTTNKIGSKSAIKIAKMIQFDIWHELHLTCSAGVSYNKFIAKLASDFEKPRGMTVVLPDDAEEFLKKLPIEKFHGVGKKTVPKMHELGIFTGADLYEQKEMDLIRQFGKMGYSLYRKVRGIHDSPVENQRERKSMGRENTYGQLLTTDQEVTAQLRALSASVAASLLRYQKHGKTIVLKVRDGEFQTITKRKTLPEYIHQKEEIFFQAQLLWEEFGELTVGIRLLGVTMTTLDPLTYENIRLPV, encoded by the coding sequence ATGGAAAAGCAAACTGATCTCAGATTTCCGCTGAAAAAAAATACATCAAGAAAAATTATTCATGTGGATATGGATGCTTTTTTTGCTTCTGTCGAAGAACGGGAAAATCCAGCGCTAGTTGGGAAACCAGTCGTTATTGCCAAACACCCAAAAGAAACAGGGGGAAAAGGTGTAGTTTCAACGGCTAATTATGAGGCGAGAAAGTTTGGCATTCATTCTGCGATGAGCGCACAAGAAGCTTATGAACGCTGTCCAAAAGCTCAGTTTGTCCAAGGGAATTATGCCTATTATCGGGAAGTGTCTGAGCAAATCAGAGAAATTTTTCAAAGATATACTGAAATGATTGAGCCAGTTGCTTTGGATGAAGCGTATTTGGATGTGACTACAAATAAAATAGGGAGTAAAAGTGCCATCAAGATTGCAAAGATGATTCAATTCGACATTTGGCACGAGTTACATCTAACCTGTTCCGCTGGGGTGAGCTACAATAAATTTATTGCCAAGCTGGCTTCGGACTTTGAAAAGCCAAGAGGAATGACAGTTGTATTACCAGATGATGCAGAAGAATTTTTAAAGAAGTTGCCCATTGAAAAATTTCATGGGGTCGGAAAAAAAACGGTACCAAAAATGCATGAACTTGGTATTTTTACTGGTGCTGATTTGTACGAGCAAAAAGAAATGGACTTGATCCGTCAGTTTGGTAAAATGGGGTATTCTTTGTACAGAAAAGTCAGAGGAATTCATGATTCTCCTGTAGAAAATCAAAGAGAACGGAAATCGATGGGGCGAGAAAACACCTATGGTCAGCTACTGACAACCGATCAAGAGGTTACGGCGCAATTAAGAGCGCTCTCTGCAAGTGTGGCAGCTTCCTTGCTTCGTTACCAAAAACACGGAAAAACGATTGTACTCAAAGTGAGAGATGGTGAGTTTCAAACGATTACAAAAAGAAAAACACTTCCTGAGTATATCCATCAAAAAGAAGAAATCTTTTTTCAAGCGCAATTGTTGTGGGAAGAGTTTGGCGAGCTGACTGTTGGGATTCGCTTGCTCGGTGTGACAATGACAACGTTAGACCCATTGACTTACGAAAACATTCGTTTGCCTGTATGA
- the holB gene encoding DNA polymerase III subunit delta': MDRMDFGKLQPRVFTQLKKSLKDQRIGHAYLFEGEQGTGKKELARWMAQAIFCLSSLPDKCPCMKCTNCTRIESGNHPDVLTVVPDGQTIKVDQIREMKAAFNKSGVETNKKVMIVEDADKMTTNAANSLLKFLEEPEGQMHVFLLTKNKARILPTIQSRCQILSFQPLPKHYVQEALIAEHVSKGVAVLLSKLTNSLEEAQNYAKDAWFEEARGVSKQWFDYLIECDDLAFIYVQKQLIKTFKEKPQQQLLFELLLIRYRDMLFEEATNEDVALLQPKKQKKLTQIQLLTSVEELLSSRKKLDRNVGFQNVCEQLAWRLIKNN, translated from the coding sequence ATGGATAGAATGGATTTTGGAAAGCTACAGCCTCGTGTCTTTACTCAATTAAAAAAGAGCTTGAAAGACCAACGGATCGGTCATGCCTATCTTTTTGAAGGAGAACAAGGGACGGGAAAAAAAGAGCTGGCACGTTGGATGGCACAAGCAATCTTTTGTCTTTCAAGCCTACCAGATAAGTGTCCTTGTATGAAATGTACAAATTGCACTCGGATTGAATCTGGCAATCATCCTGATGTCTTAACGGTTGTACCTGATGGTCAAACGATTAAGGTCGACCAAATTAGAGAAATGAAAGCAGCGTTCAATAAGAGTGGTGTAGAAACCAATAAAAAAGTCATGATTGTTGAAGATGCAGACAAAATGACGACCAATGCAGCGAATAGTTTACTTAAGTTTTTGGAAGAACCTGAGGGTCAAATGCATGTCTTTCTTTTGACCAAAAATAAAGCACGTATTTTACCGACAATTCAGTCACGTTGCCAAATTTTGTCTTTTCAGCCATTACCAAAACATTATGTGCAAGAAGCGCTAATAGCAGAGCACGTTTCTAAAGGGGTAGCGGTACTTCTTTCTAAGTTGACGAATAGTTTAGAAGAAGCGCAAAACTATGCTAAAGATGCATGGTTTGAAGAGGCTAGAGGTGTTTCAAAGCAGTGGTTTGATTATTTAATTGAATGTGACGACTTAGCGTTTATCTATGTTCAAAAGCAGTTAATCAAAACCTTTAAAGAAAAACCGCAGCAACAGTTATTATTTGAGTTGCTATTGATTCGGTATCGTGATATGTTATTTGAAGAAGCTACAAATGAAGACGTAGCTTTATTACAACCAAAAAAACAAAAGAAACTTACACAAATACAGCTATTGACTAGTGTGGAAGAACTATTATCTAGTCGAAAAAAATTAGATCGAAATGTTGGCTTCCAAAATGTGTGTGAGCAACTAGCATGGCGACTGATTAAGAATAACTAG
- the rsmI gene encoding 16S rRNA (cytidine(1402)-2'-O)-methyltransferase, producing MQKQKSFDKEQIKGTLYLIPTPIGNLEDMSFRSIRMLKEVTLIASEDTRNTQKLLNHFEIQTPQISFHEHNYQERIPKLIEQLNRGESIGQVSDAGMPCVSDPGMDLVKACIAEEIPVVSLPGPTAGLTALIASGLVVQPFIFLGFLPRKKNEQKKFLQDYLSRQEAMIFYESPYRVKQTMMMFQEVFGSKRQVVICRELTKIHEEYLRGTVSEILSYLQENELKGECCLLLEGISKEEIDSQKEQEIASWGEFSIVEHVDFIVETEEISTNEAIKKVAKQREMKKQEVYKAFHQ from the coding sequence ATGCAAAAGCAAAAAAGTTTTGATAAAGAACAAATCAAGGGAACACTGTACTTGATCCCTACTCCCATAGGAAATTTGGAAGACATGAGTTTTCGCTCTATTCGCATGTTAAAAGAAGTGACACTAATAGCAAGTGAAGATACTCGAAATACACAAAAACTTTTAAATCATTTTGAGATACAAACACCACAAATAAGCTTTCATGAACATAATTATCAAGAAAGAATTCCAAAACTAATTGAGCAGCTCAACAGGGGAGAGAGTATCGGACAAGTGAGCGATGCAGGCATGCCTTGTGTCAGTGACCCAGGTATGGATTTGGTAAAAGCTTGTATTGCAGAAGAAATTCCGGTTGTATCGCTACCAGGACCTACTGCTGGATTAACTGCTTTGATTGCTTCTGGTTTGGTAGTTCAACCATTTATATTCCTAGGCTTCTTGCCAAGAAAGAAAAATGAGCAAAAGAAATTCTTGCAGGACTATCTTAGTCGTCAAGAGGCCATGATATTTTACGAGTCACCGTACCGTGTTAAGCAGACAATGATGATGTTCCAAGAGGTTTTTGGTTCAAAAAGACAAGTTGTTATTTGCAGAGAATTAACCAAAATTCATGAGGAATACCTTCGTGGGACGGTATCGGAAATTTTAAGTTATCTACAAGAAAATGAATTGAAAGGTGAATGTTGCCTTCTGCTTGAAGGAATTTCTAAAGAAGAAATAGACAGTCAAAAAGAACAAGAAATTGCTTCATGGGGAGAATTTTCAATTGTTGAGCATGTTGATTTCATTGTAGAAACTGAAGAGATTAGCACAAATGAAGCAATTAAAAAAGTTGCAAAGCAGCGAGAAATGAAAAAACAAGAAGTATACAAAGCGTTTCATCAATAA
- the recR gene encoding recombination mediator RecR: MQYPAPIAKLIESYMKLPGIGAKTAARLAFYTIEMNEDDVTTFAKSLISVKRDLHYCSICGNITEEDPCEICADNTRDKSVILVVEETKDVMALEKMREYQGLYHVLHGVLSPMDGTGPDDINIASLINRLHDAKVKEVIIATNATTEGEATAMYLSRLIKPAGIKVTRLAHGLSVGSDIEYADEVTLLKAVEGRREL; this comes from the coding sequence ATGCAGTACCCAGCTCCGATTGCAAAACTAATTGAGAGCTATATGAAGTTACCAGGAATTGGTGCTAAAACAGCCGCTCGATTGGCTTTTTATACAATAGAAATGAATGAAGATGATGTAACCACTTTTGCTAAGTCTTTAATCAGTGTCAAAAGAGACTTACATTATTGTAGTATCTGCGGGAATATAACAGAAGAAGACCCCTGCGAGATTTGTGCGGATAATACAAGAGATAAAAGTGTTATTTTGGTAGTCGAAGAAACAAAAGACGTGATGGCTCTTGAAAAAATGCGAGAGTATCAAGGCTTGTATCACGTGTTGCATGGTGTTTTGTCTCCAATGGACGGGACAGGACCAGATGATATAAACATTGCTTCGTTAATTAATCGACTTCATGATGCCAAGGTTAAAGAAGTGATTATTGCAACTAATGCAACAACCGAGGGCGAAGCAACAGCAATGTATCTTTCCCGTTTAATTAAGCCAGCAGGAATCAAGGTCACGCGTCTAGCTCATGGTCTTTCAGTTGGTAGTGATATAGAATATGCGGACGAAGTGACCTTACTTAAAGCAGTTGAGGGTAGACGTGAACTATAG
- a CDS encoding cyclic-di-AMP receptor yields MKLILAIVQDKDSNRLSNEFVDANVRATKLSTTGGFLKSGNTTFIIGIEDERINEVLEIIKNICQSREQFVTTPVSLDISVDSHMPYPIEVQVGGATVFVMPVDSFHQF; encoded by the coding sequence ATGAAACTAATTTTAGCGATTGTTCAAGATAAAGATAGCAACCGTTTGTCAAACGAGTTTGTTGACGCCAATGTTCGTGCAACAAAATTATCAACAACTGGTGGATTTTTAAAATCGGGAAATACAACATTTATTATTGGAATAGAAGATGAACGAATTAATGAGGTGCTTGAAATCATTAAAAATATTTGTCAATCAAGAGAGCAGTTTGTCACGACTCCTGTTAGTTTAGATATTTCTGTTGACAGTCATATGCCTTATCCAATTGAGGTTCAAGTAGGTGGAGCTACGGTATTTGTGATGCCAGTCGATAGTTTCCATCAATTTTAA
- a CDS encoding PSP1 domain-containing protein, whose product MIEVVGVRFKSAGHIYYFTPGKKEYSYKQKVLVETQQCKQIAEVAIPKKEFEPEDLPEEIKPILSEATHEDLKKEQKNSEDAREAFVVGKKMIHKHHLEMKLIKVEYTFDRSKLIFYFTADGRIDFRELVKDLAAIFKTRIELRQIGVRDEAKILGGIGPCGRQLCCSTFLGDFVPVSIKMAKDQNLSLNPTKISGLCGRLMCCLQYENDQYEEAKKELPDYGTEVLTPDGKGKVIGLNLLSRVIKVKLFDRLTPLDYDNAELQILKTKNGRSKTTGKNEKEDSHG is encoded by the coding sequence GTGATAGAAGTTGTGGGTGTACGCTTTAAATCTGCTGGACACATTTATTATTTTACTCCTGGAAAAAAAGAGTATTCATATAAGCAAAAAGTGTTAGTCGAAACACAACAATGTAAACAGATTGCTGAGGTTGCAATTCCTAAAAAAGAATTTGAACCAGAAGATCTCCCTGAGGAAATAAAGCCTATATTGAGCGAAGCAACGCATGAAGATTTAAAAAAAGAACAGAAAAATTCTGAAGATGCAAGAGAAGCTTTTGTTGTCGGCAAAAAGATGATTCATAAGCATCATCTAGAAATGAAACTCATCAAAGTAGAATATACATTTGACCGCAGCAAACTGATTTTTTATTTTACAGCTGATGGTCGGATTGATTTCCGTGAGTTAGTAAAAGATTTGGCCGCTATTTTCAAGACAAGAATTGAATTGCGTCAGATTGGCGTCAGAGATGAAGCGAAGATTTTGGGTGGAATCGGTCCTTGTGGTAGACAGTTGTGCTGTTCAACTTTTTTAGGAGATTTTGTCCCGGTATCAATTAAGATGGCAAAAGACCAAAATTTATCATTAAATCCAACCAAAATTTCTGGGTTGTGTGGCCGTTTGATGTGTTGTTTACAGTATGAAAATGATCAGTATGAAGAAGCAAAAAAAGAACTTCCAGACTATGGTACAGAAGTCCTAACGCCAGATGGAAAGGGAAAAGTCATTGGGTTAAATTTGTTAAGCCGTGTTATCAAAGTCAAACTATTCGATCGTTTGACGCCGTTAGACTATGATAATGCAGAATTGCAAATTTTAAAAACGAAAAATGGCCGAAGTAAAACAACAGGTAAAAACGAAAAGGAAGATTCTCATGGATAA
- a CDS encoding DNA replication initiation control protein YabA has translation MDKRTLYDEFDHLEAEIKQFSYRLSGMKETMAELMETNVSLEIENKHLRERLFELEATQNMSSSSKQELSKSRMNLEKLYEEGFHVCNVYYGSRRENNEECAFCLDVIYGERK, from the coding sequence ATGGATAAAAGAACTTTATATGATGAATTTGATCACCTAGAAGCCGAGATTAAACAATTTTCTTATCGCTTATCTGGGATGAAGGAAACAATGGCTGAACTGATGGAAACAAATGTCAGTTTGGAAATAGAGAATAAACATCTGCGGGAACGATTATTTGAGCTTGAAGCGACGCAAAATATGAGTAGCTCCAGTAAACAAGAACTTTCTAAGTCTAGAATGAACTTGGAAAAGTTGTATGAAGAAGGCTTTCACGTCTGCAATGTTTACTATGGCTCACGTAGAGAGAACAACGAAGAATGTGCTTTTTGTTTAGATGTTATTTACGGGGAACGTAAATAG